A segment of the Rhodothermales bacterium genome:
CCTTATTTGATGCACCTCGGTCGAAGATGGAGATAAACGCCATGAGAATGCGTATAGTCATCGTCGCCACATTGCTCCTCTCCATGTGCACGTTGGGCGTCAGGCCAACATGTGCTCAAGAGGAGTTCAAGAGCGGCCATTTCACGACGAGCGACGGTGTCGAGCTTCACTACCTGGAATCGGGCTCCGGTCCGACCCTCGTGTTTGTGCCGGGTTGGACCATGCCCGCAGAGATCTGGGAGCATCAGATTCGGCATTTTGGCTCGACGTATCGGGTCGTCTCTCTCGATCCTCGCGGGCAGGGCCGTTCCGAGAAGCCGACGCATGGGTACCATCCTTCACGTCGGGCGCTCGATATAGGGGAACTGCTCGGGCACCTTGGCGGGGCACCTGCGGTCGTGGCTGGATGGTCGCTCGGCATGCAGGAAGTCCTCATCTTGGCACACGAAGTCGGGACCGAGAATATCCGAGCAGTTGTACTTGTCGATCATGTGATCAACATAGAGCAGCCCGAGGTATTTACGTCCAGGTTCATCAGCCTTCAGACGGAGCGGGAGGAGTGGACTCGGGAGTTCATCAGGGCGATTCATCGTAGCCCTCAATCGGATGAGTATCTGGAGGCAATGACGCAGGCAGCACTCGCCACGCCGACGAATGCTGCCGCGATGATGATTGCGAACATCATCCTGATGGGGCCGACAGATCTGCGACCTGCGTTGAACTCTCTGGACCGCCCGGCGCTATTCATCGCGTCATCGCTGGATTGGGCCGTGGAGGAGGCTAAGCTGGTCCGTAAAGGATGGCCCGAGATTCGGGTTGAGGTCATCGAGGGGACTTCGCACGCGCTCTTCGTGGACAAGCCGGATGAGTTCAACCAAGTGCTGGGAGAGTTCCTGGCGACCGTGCCGGAATAGTCGCCGTCTGAGGAAGAACCAATCGCGACTGTGTAGGAACGGCCTAGCGGGCACCCAAGACGTAACCTTCGACGCCACGGGCCTCTCCTCAGGCGTCGACCTCTACCGCCTCCAGACCGGGGACTTCATTGAGACGCGTCGGATGGTGGTGGCGAAGTAACAGGCCAATACAATGCGCCTCCGATAGCCGCAGCTTGCGATGCAGGTCGGGGCTTTGTTTTTCGGGGAATCCCCCGCAGACAGCAGTCACCGTCCTCAACTATTTAAGATGGAGAGGATCGTCGAAGTAGACGATTGTCGCGGTCCAGGACCACGTGGTACGAACAGCAGGTGGCGTTATGAGAACGAAGATTATCACGTCCGGCATATTGGGTGGCATTGCCATGAGCATCTGGATGTTTGTCGTGAACGCTGTGCTCGGGTTCGAACACAGTATGCAAATGAAGAGCATCACGAACGAACGGGAAGTCTACGACCTTCTGAAAGCCAGCATCGTTGAGCCAGGTCGGTATGCATGTAATCCAGAAGGAACTCCCCAAAAGGGCTTCCCGGATGGAGAGCCCGTCTTCAGCATTCTATATGGAGGCGTGGGTCACGAAGCAGCGGGGGCAATGATGCTTGTGGATCTACTGATCTTCTTCGTGGCGACGGTGATTGCCGCGTGGATGTTGTCGCTTCTGTCCACCCGGTTCCGCGACAGCTACAGGAATCGAGTTCTATTCTTCGCCGCTATTGGCCTGCTGTTTGCTGTTGCTATTGATGTCGCGAACTACGGAATCGGTGGCTATCCGCTCGACGACACGGTGATTCTAGCGCTACACCGGATCGCAATGTGGGTGTTTGTCGGCCTCGTGGTGGCGTGGCGCATGAAGCCCGATCCGGACGTTATTGAGAGCTGAATCGGTGGAAGGTCGGCGACGCTCCCGGCGAAGCCGAATTCCAATTCCGCCCAGTAGCTGTACCGGGAGTGGGACTCGAACCCACACGGGGCAAATGCCCCAACGGATTTTAAGTCCGTTGCGTCTACCATTCCGCCATCCCGGCATCACCTTCAAAGCTAGGCACACCCCGACCCCCACGCAACGAGACACCACACCCGCAAATCACCAGAAACATAATCACGACCGTTCGATACCTATGTGCCACAAACACGGCAGCGGCGCCCCACATGCCCAATACCCACGCCGACCTCCTACAGCGGACCACGGACTACATAGCCCGCTCCCGATCCACCTACTCCGGTGACGCTCAGGCCGCTACCGTCCTGCTCTCCGACGGCGCATGGGTCCCCGGCGTTCGAGTGGAAACCGCCTCCTTCTCGCTGGCCATCGATGCAGCCGTCAACGCCATCTCCACATCCGTCGCCGCCGGCCGCTACGATATCGTCGCCGTCGCCCTGAGCCACCCCGCCACTACCGCGCAAGCCAGCTACCTGACACAACTCGGCATCGTACCGCTCCGTCAGCTGAATGAACAGGTATTCATCCTCCGCAACGACTCAC
Coding sequences within it:
- a CDS encoding alpha/beta hydrolase, giving the protein MRMRIVIVATLLLSMCTLGVRPTCAQEEFKSGHFTTSDGVELHYLESGSGPTLVFVPGWTMPAEIWEHQIRHFGSTYRVVSLDPRGQGRSEKPTHGYHPSRRALDIGELLGHLGGAPAVVAGWSLGMQEVLILAHEVGTENIRAVVLVDHVINIEQPEVFTSRFISLQTEREEWTREFIRAIHRSPQSDEYLEAMTQAALATPTNAAAMMIANIILMGPTDLRPALNSLDRPALFIASSLDWAVEEAKLVRKGWPEIRVEVIEGTSHALFVDKPDEFNQVLGEFLATVPE